The genomic stretch TGTGCTTTTATGCTATATATGAGCTGAAGGATGAAATCCCGAAATATGGATTTCATCCTTCGAAAAACACTTAAATTATATTATCATTTTGGAGTTTACACAAAATCGGGGAAATACCCTTTTTGTTGTATAAAGAAAATTCTGTATTGATACTTATTATTTTATTTTCACGGTAAATTTTTTATCTGCATTTACAATTACAGCAAAGTTTCCGCTTTCGTAATCAGTTTCTGAAATTTCAAAAACTTTTGAGTTTGTTACGCTTATTCCTGGATTTAGATTGCTCAAAATTTTTCGGTTTGGATCAGTTTCAGCTGCATAATAACTCGATGCATCAATATCCGAGTTAAACGTTATGCCGTCAGAATTTTTCAGCTTTATATCAGGGCAGGAAAACGAAGACACCGGTTCTTCCGAGATGTTTTTATATTCAAAATCAACGCAAACAAATATACCTCCGTCTGATGCTTGTTTTGAAAAATATTGTCCGCCGACATTTTTATTCGTATGAACATCTTTTGACATTTAGTAAATGTCATATTTTTGCTTATTATAACATATAATTTTTATATTGACAAGCACTAAATGTCAAAAAGTGAGGTGAATTTATGTTTATTAACAAAACTGATGACTGATTGAACAATATTTGCGGTAAAAATGTCGCAAATTTCCGAAAAAAATTAAAAATATCCCAGCGCGAAATTGCTGACAGACTTCAGCTTACGGGGCTTGATGTTGATAAAAATGCAATTCAGCGTATTGAGTGCGGAAAGAGATTTGTAACCGACATCGAGATTATTGCGCTTTCAAAGGTGTTAAATTGCAGTTACGCCGAACTTTTGGAGCAATAAGATTTATAGACAAATCCGCAGCAAACGAGGTATTTGTCCGCTGCGGATTTTTAAGAGTTTCTATTCAAATTTTAAAAGTTTTATAAAAAGTCCGCCCTGAACGGTTCGGTTTTGAAAACCGCGCATAATTGCTGTGCTTGAATAATACCAGTCCGTAAACGGCACGCGATCGTTTGTGTCGTTGAGCATATCAAGCATTGCCATCACAATTTTATCGGTGTATTCCGCGTCGTCCGAAAGCACAGTTGACCACAGCTGCCAGTCGCTTTTGGTGTAGTCGCTCCTGCTGTCAAGCGGAAGTCCGTACTTATTTATCTTGGTTTTGTAGTATTTTATTTCATCTTCAAAAATATCTTCATCAAAAATATTCAAACCAAAAAGTTTATCCCATACAAGATTATATTTTATGCTCCAGCTTCCGTTTTGGTCAAACGCGAGCTTGTAATGATTGCCGTCTTTTGCGCGTTCTTTCCACTTTTTCGCCAAATCCTTTGCAATATTTGTATATTTTGCGCCGTCCTGTACCTTGCCCATCATATCAAGCAACATACCCCACGATGCAATTCCCATAATTGCCTTAACAGAAAGGTTGCAGTTGTGCGCCAGGTGACCTGCAAAATCGTCGGTGCAAAGCTGATTTTCGGGGTCAAAGCCGAATTTTACGAGATAATCTGTCCATTTTTGCAGAATGTCAAAATGCTTAACTGCATAATCGGCGTTTTTTGCTTTTTTGCAAACCGCCGCAACGCACAAAATCATATTTCCGCATTCTTCAATCGGCATCTGCGCGCTATACATAAGTTCGCCCGCCGAAATTCCGTAAACCTGACCGTTGAGCAACGGATACTGACCGGCATCGTGCGGTGCAAATTCAAATTTCCAAGCCTTGCTTGACGCAAAATCAAAAATGGGTTCGAGCATATATTCAACGAGTTTCGGCTGATAAATAAGAAAAAGCGGAATTGACGGATAGGTTACGTCAACGGTGGCGGCGCAACCGTTTGAAAAGCATTCTTTTGACACAAAAAGCCCCTTTTCGCCGTCGCAAACAAGCTTATGCGAGGCAATCGCCTGACGGTATGCGATTGACACAATTTTTGCGTAACCGTCTGAAATTTTTCGTGCGTCCGATAATAATTTATTGTCAAAATTTTTAACCTTTTCGGCGATAATTTCATAGTTTTTGAGTGCGTCGCAAAGTGCGTCAAAAAAGCTTTTTCCGTCCTTTTTGTAATATGCGTCAACGGTTTTTCCGAAATATTCAAGCGAATGAATATCGTCATAGCCGATACACAAAAAATCGTTTGTACCGTAAGCGTCAACGTCAAATTCATTGAAATAATATAGAACGGGATACACAGCATTTTCGCTTTCGCCTGCCTTGACTTTTTTGCCGAAAAGCGACGTTTCGCCTGTGTTTTCGCCTCTGTAAGCACGTGTTTTTACACCGTCGTCGGCAGCGCCGATTTTGCCGTTTCGCGCGGCGAGATGGAGATGTCCCCAGCTTATACGCAAATCGTCACCGCTTTCTTTGAGCATTTTTCCGCTGCAATTAGTTATGTATGCCGAAATGTCACTGCGCCCGAAATAAACCGTTTCGTCGGGAGTGTTCACCGCCAAAAGTGCGGAAACATCAAAATAAAATGCGCATTTGTGATTTTTTCCGTCGGTCGGTTTTACGCTGTAGGAAACGTACGAAACGGGACGGCTCAAAAGGTCTAAATCGTCCAAAATAAGCGGAGTGAAAAAGCAAACCTCAAGCTCGATTTTTTCGTCCGCAAAGGTGTATACGGTTTTGAGCGGTGTCACACGCACGTTTTTCTGCTCGATATTTTTCGGGCCGAATATGTTTTTATTGGGATTGTGGCACATTCTGCCCATAAAAACTTTCGGTGTGCCGTCAACCGTGATTATGCCGGTCATCGAGTGCTGACTGCCCGTCCAGTGGCGCGTAAAATCGCCGTTTAGGGTGCCGCACATCGACCACACGTTAAAATACGGGTCGCAGGTTATGAGCGGATATGCCGGAAACTTCTGCGTTGATAATTTCATATAAAAACCTCCTATCTTGACAATTTAATTATATCATTGTATAATTTGCTTAACAAGCTATAAAATTGATATAAATATGAGGAATGTTGATATGAGAGAGGATATAGTTTCGTTTGCCGAGAATAAGGATATGCCTTTTCGGGTTCTGATGTGCGGAATTTCATACTGCGATTACAGTTACAGAATTGAGCGCCAAAATTCAGAGCTGAATGTTATAGAATACATAATTTCGGGCACCGGCACGGTGAATGACAACGGCAGAATTTTTAATCCGCGCGAGGGAGATATTTATTTTTTAAAATGCGGTGAAAATCATTTGTACTATTCGGACGCTGACGAGCCGTGGACGAAAATCTGGCTGAATTTTTCGGGACGTCTTGCCTCGAAAATTACCGAGTGTTACAATCTTGAAAAAGAGATTTATTTTCATGCGCCCGAATTAAAAAGTTATTTTTATGAATTTTACGATATTTCGCGGTCGTGTATCGGTGCAAAGGCGGTGTGCGAACAGTCGTCGGTTGTGTTTCTGCGCCTTGCGCAAAGGCTTTGCGAATATTGCAAGGATAAAACGTCAGCACGCGGTTCGGTTGCGTATAAGGTGAAAAATTACATTGACGATATGACCGATTATTCGCAAAAGCTTGATGATATTGCACAGAAAATGTCGTATTCAAAAAACCATATAATACGCGAATTTAAGGCGGAATTCGGTATTGCGCCGTATGAGTATATGCTCCGCAGACGTTTTGAAATTGCCGGGTCGCTCCTTAAAAACACCGCGTATTCGGTTTCGGAAATATCCGAAAAGCTTGGTTTTTGCGATACGGGATATTTTTCGGGACAGTTCGGCATACGTTACGGAGCGTCACCGAGCGAGTACCGAAAGAAGTGAGTTTTTTGAAGTTTGGCAAAAAGCGCGGAAAATTTTAATTTAATCATCGAAAACACTTGACAAGCGCTTATTTTTAAGGTATAATATCAAGGTATTGTGATAAAGGGGTATAGCTCAGTTGGTAGAGCAGCGGTCTCCAAAACCGCGTGCCGTGAGTTCAAGTCTTACTACCCCTGCCACGTCGGAACAAGTTTCACTTGTTCCGATTTTTTATTTCATAAAAAATCAGTCACCCGTTCCACTGTTCCTCCTCTTTCGCAAAAGGTCACATTCGCGTCGGCTATTCGGTTGCAAGCGCCCTCATAACGCCTTTGGCTCATTACCAACCTTTTGCGAGTGTGCCTGCGGCACAAATATCTCTATGGTTCGACTTTTTTGTCTATAATGCGGCTAACCCTATCGGTTGCCGTTTTTTTAGTATGCAGACATCACTGTTTTATGAGCATTATTCATTATTTTTTTAGGTCTTTTTCTGTTTATTTTTATCTTAGGTTTTGCATTTATTTTCATCTCTTTATACCTCTTTCGCCGTCGGCGACGACGGCACGAACATATCCTAAGTTCAGATATATATTATTTTAATGATATACCCATATATAATATGGAGAATAATTTTGGAGGTATTTATTATGACTAAAGAAAAGAACACAATAAGAACGGAGCTGCTTTTTGACAATGACGGAGAAAGCAAGCTGAAATTATCCGTTGAGTGGGACAAAAACAAGAAAAAGGCTTGTGTTATTATGCTTCGTTTCGGAAAGGGTGACGGAATTTACTTTGACAAAAGCACAAGCCAGTGTGTTAAAAATCTTTCATCTATGGATTACGGAGGGGTTGATATTGTCAATTTGTTTTCATCTCCTGATATGGAAATGAACGATACCAACATCAACACTATTAAAAACGCAGTTACTGTTGCCGATACGGTTGTTTATACCGTGGGTGTAGGCAAGAAGAATTACAAAGCATTTCAAACGGCTCAAAGTCTGATTTTGCCGATTATTGAGAATGTGAGGGAAAAGCTCTTTTGCATTTCCGACAGTGACGGAAACGGATTTTATCATCCGCTTTGTCCAAAGGTCGATACTTGGCATTTAACGAAATTCAACACTAAAGATTTATTATCGCTGTAGAGTTTAAGCTCTGCAGTTTTTTTAATGGAGGTTATTTATGATTA from Qingrenia yutianensis encodes the following:
- a CDS encoding DUF4352 domain-containing protein; translated protein: MSKDVHTNKNVGGQYFSKQASDGGIFVCVDFEYKNISEEPVSSFSCPDIKLKNSDGITFNSDIDASSYYAAETDPNRKILSNLNPGISVTNSKVFEISETDYESGNFAVIVNADKKFTVKIK
- a CDS encoding helix-turn-helix domain-containing protein, producing MNNICGKNVANFRKKLKISQREIADRLQLTGLDVDKNAIQRIECGKRFVTDIEIIALSKVLNCSYAELLEQ
- a CDS encoding glutaminase domain-containing protein, translated to MKLSTQKFPAYPLITCDPYFNVWSMCGTLNGDFTRHWTGSQHSMTGIITVDGTPKVFMGRMCHNPNKNIFGPKNIEQKNVRVTPLKTVYTFADEKIELEVCFFTPLILDDLDLLSRPVSYVSYSVKPTDGKNHKCAFYFDVSALLAVNTPDETVYFGRSDISAYITNCSGKMLKESGDDLRISWGHLHLAARNGKIGAADDGVKTRAYRGENTGETSLFGKKVKAGESENAVYPVLYYFNEFDVDAYGTNDFLCIGYDDIHSLEYFGKTVDAYYKKDGKSFFDALCDALKNYEIIAEKVKNFDNKLLSDARKISDGYAKIVSIAYRQAIASHKLVCDGEKGLFVSKECFSNGCAATVDVTYPSIPLFLIYQPKLVEYMLEPIFDFASSKAWKFEFAPHDAGQYPLLNGQVYGISAGELMYSAQMPIEECGNMILCVAAVCKKAKNADYAVKHFDILQKWTDYLVKFGFDPENQLCTDDFAGHLAHNCNLSVKAIMGIASWGMLLDMMGKVQDGAKYTNIAKDLAKKWKERAKDGNHYKLAFDQNGSWSIKYNLVWDKLFGLNIFDEDIFEDEIKYYKTKINKYGLPLDSRSDYTKSDWQLWSTVLSDDAEYTDKIVMAMLDMLNDTNDRVPFTDWYYSSTAIMRGFQNRTVQGGLFIKLLKFE
- a CDS encoding AraC family transcriptional regulator; amino-acid sequence: MREDIVSFAENKDMPFRVLMCGISYCDYSYRIERQNSELNVIEYIISGTGTVNDNGRIFNPREGDIYFLKCGENHLYYSDADEPWTKIWLNFSGRLASKITECYNLEKEIYFHAPELKSYFYEFYDISRSCIGAKAVCEQSSVVFLRLAQRLCEYCKDKTSARGSVAYKVKNYIDDMTDYSQKLDDIAQKMSYSKNHIIREFKAEFGIAPYEYMLRRRFEIAGSLLKNTAYSVSEISEKLGFCDTGYFSGQFGIRYGASPSEYRKK
- a CDS encoding DUF1643 domain-containing protein, producing MTKEKNTIRTELLFDNDGESKLKLSVEWDKNKKKACVIMLRFGKGDGIYFDKSTSQCVKNLSSMDYGGVDIVNLFSSPDMEMNDTNINTIKNAVTVADTVVYTVGVGKKNYKAFQTAQSLILPIIENVREKLFCISDSDGNGFYHPLCPKVDTWHLTKFNTKDLLSL